The Molothrus aeneus isolate 106 chromosome 22, BPBGC_Maene_1.0, whole genome shotgun sequence genomic interval GCCGTGGGGGCAGAGGAGCCCGGGAGGTCCCCAGCACGGTGACACCGTGGgtgagggcagcagcacagcagtgaccTCCCTGACCAgcacaaagcagctcctgcccgtgagccagggctgggtgggtgGCACAGTCTGAGGGCTAAAGGGAACCAGAGATCCTGTCTGTGCTTGTCCCTGGCACAGAAGGGGCAGTGGCGTCtcctcctggtgctccctgcccctgctggcGCCTTGTCACCCCCTGTGCCACCCGTGTCAGTGCTGTGTGTTGTCCCGTGGTGGTTCCGTGTCACCCCCGTGccagctgtcccctctccccatggagcagcagcGAGTGGCACTCAGTGATCCTCGGGGCTTTTGCATACCTGAGCTTGCACTGTGACAACGTGCTGAGCCCAGAGGTCATTGTCACCCTGTGTCCTCTCATGGGTCAGAGGCAAACCTGTGATTTTTGGCTCCTCCCCACGTCCATGGGCAGGTTAAACCtcggctggggctggggactgCCAGCTTGGgtggggcagcagtgggggggtccccagggccTCACTGAAACCCCTCAGGGTGCCATCCCCACACTGGGAAGGGGGTCCTGTCCCCCAGGACGGTTTTGGGAGGAGTTtctgctgtgcccatcccacTGTGGTGGCCCTGCCTCCAGcgtgctctgtgtccctgcatgCTTGGCATCACTTGGTGGCACCGGGAAGCTCTGTCCCATCTGTGCCAGGCAGAGGGGCCGTGTCTCTCGTGTTGTGTCCCTTCCCTCCATCCTGGCTGTTGCAGAGAGCTCCCGGGCAGGGCggaccccggcccggcccccgaGTGTCACGGTGTGTGTCCCGGTGCTGTCCCTAGTGTGCCGTCGGTGTTACCACGAAACAAAGAGCTCCCTGTGGTGTGTAAAATGGCCAAACCCTGACTGTTGTAAAATAAACTGAGCTATTGTGTCTCCTTTTAAATAGGCgagtgtgctgctgtgctggagggctggtgtgctctgtgctgtgacctaaggggaaaggaataaaatatcGTTTCTATCGGTGCCTGCCTGCCTTGTCTCGAGGGCCGTGGCgttcccagggcagcctggcagcttcCCACGCTGTCCCAGGGTcaggggagcaggggcagcgccctgggcagcacagccgGGCTTTGTGCCGGCCGagccccctcctgctccctctgcgGCTCCGCCGAGCCGGAGCCCGTGGGAAGGGAGCGCGGGGGCGCGGCCGCGGACGCTTTTGTCCCTGGGCTTTTGGGAACCGCCGTGTCCGGCTGCTGGGAGCGATGCCACGGACACTTTTGTCCCTCGGTTTTTTGGGAGCCGCCGTGTCCAGCTGCTGGGGGCACGGCCGTGGACACTTCGGCCACGGACACATTTGTCCCTCGGTTTTTGGGAGCCGCTGTGTCGCGCTGCTGGCGCGCCGCTCCGGCGGATGCTGAGCGCTGCCAGGGCACGGTGACAGCGGTGACAGCGGAGCCGCTGTGACGGCCCCACCTAGGCCAGCGCCCTCCTGGGGCTTGGCTGCGTCCCGTGGCACCGGGGCCGGGCTGCCGGCGGCTccggggctctgccagccctgccgaGGGGAGCGTCCCTCGGGGCCGGCTCCCCCCCGGCCGGGTTAATCGGCTTGTGCGCGTGACTCCCGCTCGCTGATGGCGAGATTAGAGCAAACTGGattgcacagccctgctggcagccgGCCAcgccgggcccggggctggcACCGCCCGGGGAGGGGCGCGGCATCCCGGTGCCCACCGCCCGCAGGGATGCGCCACGGCCATCGCGGTGCTGCGGTGCTGCCAGGCCCGGGAGGGCTCGGAGCTGGCACGGAGGGGCTGGCCCGGCCGAGGGGGGACACCGTCGGTGCCAGGCTGGCGAGACGGGCCGTGCTGCCCGCTCCTGCCCAGCAAAAGGCAGTCGCAGCCTGTGTTTGAGCCCAACCCTCGGCCGGTCCCCGCGGCAGGAGGCGAAGCCCGGCAGGGCGGACAATGGGAACGGGAGTCAGGGCCGCGACAAGGACGCGCAGCTCGGGGCGCCCAGCCCTCCCCACGGCTGGCACGGtgggtgctgcccctgcccttcccttccctccctctttgCCAAAGGCGGGCGGGAGCCCTGTGCCTCCCCTCGTGACTGCGATAAACATTACACCGAGGCCATTAATGTTTAATGAGGTTTGTCTCCCAATTAATGCGCGTTCCCGTGGGTGCCCACTCGCAGAGCGAGGCGCCCGCCGGAGCGACGACACGCCGAGGCCATGGGTGACGGTAAGGACAGCCACCTCCGCGGGGacacctccctgcagcagcccgtCCCTCCCACCGAGAGCGGGGGAAGCTCTCGGTGAGCATTTGGGGTGGGCAGGCGTGGGGTTGGATGCTCAGAGCTCCACAGCCCCGTGGCACATCAGGGACAGCCGGCGTTTGGCTTCTCCTGGGGTGATTTCTCCTTGcaagctgctccaggcagaggGCTGAGCAGTCAGGTAAGGCGGCAGGAGCGGTGACACGGTGACGAGCTCGGTGACACCGAGGGGTTGTTGGGGTGCATCTGGTACGAGGTGTGAGCCCCAGGGGTTGTTCAGTCTGAGCTCTGAGGGGACAGAGCCGTTGCTGGAGTCCTGCAGGCAGCGGCACTTCCcgagggcagtggagctgggtccctgcctgcagctgcacctggaGCATCCTAAAAGTGCAGCCTGCAGTGCATCCCGTGGATTTGCCCAGGATCCTGCAATTTGTCCAGTATCCTGCAAGTGCAGCCTGCAGTGCATCCCGTGAATTTGCCCAGGATGTGAAAGCTCCCGGGGTGAGACCCAGGCGTTTCCTGGCTCAGCTGCGTGCCAAGGAGGTCACAGCACTGTCACTTGCAGTCCTCGGTCCTGGTCTCTCCCGCCTCCTCTCTGTGAGGACGTGGCTCTCACTGGAGTTTCTCCTCTTTTCAGAGCACGTGCCCgagcagggccaggacaggTTCAGCTACGGTGAGTGtgtgcccggggctggggcaggggggcgGGCAGCCGCTGCCGCTCCGCCGTGGGCTCTGCCAGAGGCTCAGGCTGGCCTGACACCTCCTGGCCGTGCTCCTCCCCAGACTATGACACCATCCGCAACGGGGGGCTCATCTTCGCCGTCGTGGCTTTTGTGATCGGGctcctcatcatcctcagtAAGTGCCTGGGTGGGTCGgacacccctgggctctgctccgtGCTCCACTCAGCCCCTGCTGTGGCCGGGAGGGGGCTGGGAGtcaccagccctgccccacagcagcaggggtgGGCACAGCCTGCCCCCGGTGCTGCCTGGGAACTTTCCATCCAGGCacgctcccagcacagggcgaGTTGGGAGGGAGACCAcgtaaatattttgtgtttcccTGCCAGCGCCCGGGCTTCAGAGGGAAGGTCACTCATTAAAAATAGCAGAGAAAACTCTGACATTTCCAGAGAGGGGAGCCAGCGTTCCCAGAGCCCTCcaacctcagcagctcccagactGACCCGGTGCTCAGTGTCAGCACCGTGGCCCTGCCAGGGTGTTCTGGCACCGCTTTGTGCAGGGCAGCCATggttgcagctgctgcagggatggtaCTCACtcattttagggaaaaaaccaTGGAAACCAGCAGCACTTGCAATCATGGGGCAGCTTGGGGAgcctctgggcagtgccagggctgcaggggtggctgtgATGGGTGGGGGGAGGCTCAGCCTCAGTCGCTCCTCTCACCCCCAGGCCAGCGGTTCCATTGCggagggaggaagaagaggaggtgGGTACTGGGGTTTCATCTCTGCTGCCTGTTCCAGTCCTGCCAGCTGACAGGGCCGGGGTCCAGCCCCTGTTCCCCCCTCTCTCAGCCACGTTGCCCAGTGTAACACTTCTCCCTTTGGTTTTTGCTCCACAGACAAGGGAACGAGGACGAGCTGTAGGTGCAGgtaggagctccctgtgctgggcagcgatGCTCTGGGGTACTCGTGCTCCAGGGAACTGCTCCTGGGGAGTCTGTCCCgggaggagaggggctggggcacgCTGGCCATGTCgccctccctctctccagccccagagctgcaatGCCCCCatggaagcagagctccagccgaagcccagcagccctggccaccCCTCACCCCGCTCCAGTGGATCCATTACCCCGCAGGGCCAGAAGG includes:
- the FXYD2 gene encoding LOW QUALITY PROTEIN: sodium/potassium-transporting ATPase subunit gamma (The sequence of the model RefSeq protein was modified relative to this genomic sequence to represent the inferred CDS: deleted 1 base in 1 codon); the protein is MRFVSQLMRVPVGAHSQSEAPAGRRHAEAMGDEHVPEQGQDRFSYDYDTIRNGGLIFAVVAFVIGLLIILSQRFHCGGRKKRRQGNEDEL